The Opitutaceae bacterium genome has a window encoding:
- a CDS encoding sodium/solute symporter (Members of the Solute:Sodium Symporter (SSS), TC 2.A.21 as described in tcdb.org, catalyze solute:Na+ symport. Known solutes for members of the family include sugars, amino acids, nucleosides, inositols, vitamins, urea or anions, depending on the system.) — translation MSAGILKPLDWFVVFLYLGVIVWLGARFARRQVSSGHYFLGSGRLPGWAVGMSMFATIISSWAFLALPGKAFGSDLQYLMAVAAVPVVTWISVRWIIPIFRGKIRLSAYEYLETRFGRIARAYGNLAFLIVHFGKMAAILYLLCLALAEMTGWSIFLLIALIGAATVAYTFVGGIEGVVWTDVVQGGLLLFGGLLSIGFIFLQAPGGAGAVLETAWEGGKFRLAAGGFEWNRLGAVVLVCFGFNFYLQKYVADQTVVQRYLVAGSARGAAGALWMSSWVILFVWILFMGLGALLWSFYELRPDLLPEVTRSTPDKVYPFFIGHQLPAGISGLVLSGLVAATMSTLSSDLNSLSAVVLDDYCRKLKPGGSDRRDLVTSRSIVVLAGVLGVALAMGMTRIHSMADAALNFVSIVGGGVLGMFLLGLTVPKCTARNLHWGLIAGLLVILWGFFGRSGPSTPSWLPVFPLHPLWIGLLGNAVVYTVGLLATLLFGSGRSEPSLTSERS, via the coding sequence ATGTCTGCCGGTATCCTGAAACCTCTCGATTGGTTTGTGGTCTTCCTTTACCTCGGCGTGATCGTCTGGCTGGGGGCCCGTTTTGCGCGTCGGCAGGTGAGTTCGGGTCACTATTTCCTCGGGAGCGGGCGCCTCCCGGGGTGGGCGGTCGGCATGTCGATGTTCGCCACCATCATTTCGAGCTGGGCGTTTCTCGCGCTTCCCGGAAAGGCATTTGGCAGCGACCTGCAGTACCTGATGGCGGTGGCCGCAGTGCCCGTGGTGACCTGGATCTCGGTGCGGTGGATCATCCCGATCTTTCGGGGAAAGATCCGGCTCAGCGCCTACGAATACCTGGAGACACGTTTTGGCCGGATCGCCCGGGCCTATGGCAACCTGGCCTTCCTCATTGTGCATTTCGGCAAGATGGCGGCCATCCTCTACCTGCTCTGTCTGGCCCTGGCGGAGATGACGGGATGGAGCATTTTCCTCCTGATCGCCCTGATCGGGGCCGCCACCGTGGCCTACACCTTTGTCGGCGGGATTGAGGGGGTGGTCTGGACGGATGTGGTCCAGGGCGGATTGCTCCTCTTTGGAGGTCTTCTCAGTATCGGGTTCATTTTCCTGCAGGCACCGGGCGGAGCGGGGGCCGTGCTCGAGACCGCCTGGGAGGGGGGCAAGTTCCGGCTGGCGGCCGGTGGCTTTGAGTGGAACCGGCTCGGAGCGGTTGTCCTGGTCTGTTTCGGATTCAATTTCTATCTGCAGAAGTATGTGGCCGACCAGACGGTGGTTCAGCGTTATCTGGTCGCGGGCTCGGCCCGCGGTGCCGCCGGTGCGCTCTGGATGTCCTCCTGGGTCATTCTCTTTGTCTGGATCCTTTTCATGGGATTGGGGGCGTTGCTCTGGTCGTTTTACGAACTCAGGCCCGACCTTCTTCCGGAGGTCACGCGTTCGACGCCGGACAAGGTCTATCCCTTCTTCATCGGTCATCAACTCCCGGCCGGGATATCCGGGTTGGTCCTCTCGGGGCTGGTTGCCGCGACCATGTCCACCCTCTCGTCGGACCTGAACAGCCTGAGCGCCGTGGTCCTGGATGACTACTGCCGGAAACTCAAACCGGGAGGGAGCGACAGGCGGGACCTGGTCACCTCCCGATCGATTGTCGTCCTGGCGGGTGTGCTCGGGGTGGCACTGGCGATGGGTATGACCCGCATCCATTCGATGGCGGATGCGGCCCTGAATTTCGTCTCGATTGTCGGTGGCGGTGTCCTCGGGATGTTTCTCCTTGGATTGACCGTCCCCAAGTGCACCGCGCGCAATCTTCACTGGGGTCTGATCGCCGGTCTCCTGGTGATCCTCTGGGGATTCTTCGGGCGGTCCGGTCCGTCGACGCCGTCCTGGCTGCCGGTCTTTCCCCTGCACCCGCTGTGGATCGGTCTCCTGGGCAACGCGGTGGTTTATACCGTCGGTCTGCTGGCGACCCTTCTTTTCGGGAGCGGGCGATCCGAGCCTTCCCTGACAAGCGAACGATCATGA
- a CDS encoding dihydrodipicolinate synthase family protein, which translates to MNETMNTYHEHPWMGVFAATLCPFLADERIDEEGLRAYYAWLCGIPGLKGLVCNGHTGEIMALRPEERVRVTTILAEEVRKSGRPLKVISGIAAEGSLVAVEHARAAREAGADAILLMPPHYQLRFGRPASTAIGFVEDVAEAADIDIVIHQYPSWTKVGYSLSEMLEMVKLPRVVCIKMGTRDMARWLYDYEQLKAAAPRVTIITCHDEYLLPTLLEAGDGALIGFAGFAPELMVALVDACVAGDLKAAKQAQQTVAPLARLIYNFGEPGCSAHQRMKVALWLMGRISSPVFRRPTRPLSRDQVDRIRDDLHAIGCPTVR; encoded by the coding sequence ATGAATGAAACGATGAACACCTACCATGAGCACCCCTGGATGGGGGTTTTTGCGGCGACGCTCTGCCCATTCCTCGCAGATGAGCGGATTGATGAAGAGGGCTTGCGTGCCTATTATGCCTGGCTGTGTGGAATTCCGGGACTCAAGGGCCTGGTCTGCAACGGCCATACGGGTGAGATCATGGCTCTCCGGCCCGAGGAGCGGGTTCGCGTCACGACCATTCTGGCCGAGGAGGTCCGCAAATCCGGGCGGCCGCTCAAGGTGATCTCGGGGATCGCCGCGGAGGGAAGTCTGGTCGCGGTGGAACACGCCCGGGCGGCCCGTGAGGCCGGGGCGGACGCGATCCTCCTGATGCCGCCCCATTACCAGCTTCGGTTCGGCCGGCCGGCTTCGACTGCGATCGGTTTTGTTGAGGATGTGGCCGAGGCGGCCGACATCGACATTGTCATTCACCAATACCCGTCCTGGACCAAGGTCGGCTATTCGCTCAGTGAGATGCTGGAGATGGTCAAGCTGCCCCGGGTCGTCTGCATCAAGATGGGCACCCGTGACATGGCCCGCTGGCTTTACGACTACGAGCAGCTGAAGGCGGCCGCCCCACGCGTGACCATCATCACCTGCCACGACGAGTATCTCCTGCCAACCCTCCTGGAAGCCGGCGATGGCGCCCTGATCGGGTTTGCCGGATTCGCTCCCGAACTGATGGTTGCCCTGGTTGATGCCTGCGTGGCCGGCGACCTGAAAGCGGCCAAGCAGGCGCAGCAGACGGTCGCTCCCCTGGCACGATTGATCTACAACTTCGGGGAGCCCGGGTGCTCGGCTCATCAACGGATGAAGGTCGCCCTCTGGTTGATGGGCCGGATCTCCAGTCCTGTTTTCCGGAGGCCGACCCGCCCCTTGAGCAGGGACCAGGTCGACCGGATCCGCGACGACCTTCATGCCATCGGCTGCCCGACGGTCCGCTGA
- a CDS encoding Gfo/Idh/MocA family oxidoreductase — translation MPPPIDRRSFIRSASVAALAVAGAGRLSGATLPARPIRVAQIGTDHSHAGAKWRTLQDLPEFFDPVGIFEPVQVNREGAMEDGDFEGARWLSEEELFTGGGVDAVLIETDLPGLVHWADRALAQGWHVHIDKPPGRDLAGLAGLQEKALEMHRTLQMGYMFRYHPAFTFCLQAVRSGWLGKIHAIHGDIGKAIGAERRPGLAESYGGSMMLLGCHLLDLAVAILGRPENVRFFRRNSHPEHDAFMDNETAVLEYSDAVATIRSLLFEVGGGDRRQFVVLGEKGTVEIRPLEPARLRLVLAEPAGAYPAGEHAVPIASVNGRYRTQLEDFARMARGAPTILTGFSPQHDRLVQEVLAQASGLPFR, via the coding sequence ATGCCCCCACCCATCGACCGTCGCTCCTTCATCCGATCCGCCTCGGTGGCGGCGCTGGCCGTGGCCGGTGCCGGACGACTCTCCGGAGCGACGTTGCCCGCCCGCCCGATTCGCGTGGCCCAGATCGGCACGGACCATTCCCATGCCGGAGCCAAGTGGCGGACCCTGCAGGATCTTCCGGAGTTCTTCGACCCGGTCGGGATCTTTGAGCCCGTTCAGGTCAATCGCGAGGGGGCCATGGAGGATGGGGACTTCGAGGGGGCTCGCTGGCTTTCGGAGGAGGAGCTGTTCACGGGTGGGGGAGTGGACGCTGTTCTGATTGAGACAGATCTTCCCGGCCTGGTCCATTGGGCCGATCGCGCCCTGGCACAGGGTTGGCATGTTCACATCGACAAACCGCCGGGTCGCGATCTGGCCGGTCTGGCCGGGCTCCAGGAAAAGGCCCTTGAGATGCACCGCACTCTCCAGATGGGCTACATGTTCCGCTACCATCCCGCCTTCACCTTCTGTCTCCAGGCTGTACGAAGCGGATGGCTGGGGAAAATCCACGCCATACACGGGGACATCGGAAAGGCAATCGGTGCGGAGCGCCGCCCGGGACTGGCTGAAAGCTACGGAGGGTCCATGATGCTGTTGGGGTGTCATCTTCTCGATCTGGCAGTGGCCATTCTCGGACGACCGGAAAACGTCCGCTTTTTCCGTCGAAACTCGCATCCCGAACACGATGCTTTCATGGACAACGAAACGGCGGTTTTGGAATATTCCGATGCGGTGGCCACCATCCGCAGCCTTCTCTTCGAAGTGGGTGGAGGCGACCGGCGTCAATTTGTCGTTTTGGGCGAAAAAGGGACAGTTGAGATCCGGCCCCTGGAGCCGGCCAGGCTCCGCTTGGTCCTTGCTGAACCGGCCGGAGCGTATCCGGCCGGCGAGCACGCGGTCCCGATCGCATCCGTGAATGGCCGCTACCGGACTCAGCTCGAAGACTTTGCCCGGATGGCACGAGGCGCCCCCACCATCCTCACCGGCTTTTCCCCGCAACATGACCGGCTCGTCCAGGAAGTGCTGGCGCAGGCGTCGGGCCTCCCTTTCCGATAA
- a CDS encoding Gfo/Idh/MocA family oxidoreductase, which produces MQNLSRRTFLKSATALGALSLGLGRRSAWSQPGGSNEAIRIAVIGLGRKGSNHLQNVLTTPGVRLAALCDVDPVVLARAREALPSSASGVFLTTDARQVLERKDVDALLIATTDHWHALLTVWACQAGKDVYVEKPLSQTVREGRRMVEAARKYGRIVQHGTQARSDIANPEVVAYLREGNLGAIQFVHAVFLKPRDDIGHPLPWYPDWLDYDLYCGPAPVRPLVRRELHYDWHWFWDTGNGDATNIGVHVFDLARWMAGHSEQPRRILSLGGRFAIGDSAETPNTLLTVFDYADIPVFHEIRGLPASPGDETMDHVRGLRSGVMVQCEHGYFAGRNGGWVYDNAGKRIRGFPGDGGAGHLSNFLGAVRSRREGELAASIQTGYTSTTPCILSTLSQRVGRPAMPDSIRAELASFPYAAGRLDSIEKHLGRHGVDLRSNPLTLGRWLEVSPLDGTIEAVGGGDDGDAALVHHLFDGISRPGYELPDLT; this is translated from the coding sequence ATGCAGAACCTCTCGCGAAGGACTTTCCTCAAGTCGGCCACTGCCCTGGGGGCGCTCTCTCTCGGCCTTGGCCGCCGATCGGCCTGGAGCCAGCCGGGCGGATCAAACGAGGCCATCCGGATCGCCGTCATCGGCCTTGGCCGCAAGGGCTCGAATCATCTTCAGAATGTGCTGACCACGCCGGGAGTGCGGCTGGCCGCCCTCTGCGATGTCGATCCGGTCGTGCTGGCCCGTGCCCGGGAGGCGCTGCCGTCGTCGGCTTCCGGTGTCTTCCTGACGACCGACGCCCGACAGGTGCTCGAACGCAAGGACGTGGATGCCTTGCTCATTGCCACGACCGATCACTGGCATGCCCTTCTCACCGTCTGGGCCTGCCAGGCCGGTAAGGATGTTTATGTGGAAAAACCGCTGTCCCAGACGGTGCGGGAAGGGCGAAGAATGGTCGAGGCCGCCCGGAAGTACGGTCGAATCGTGCAGCACGGGACCCAGGCCCGTTCGGACATCGCGAATCCCGAAGTGGTGGCCTACCTGAGGGAAGGAAACCTGGGGGCGATCCAGTTTGTCCACGCAGTCTTTTTAAAGCCGAGGGACGATATCGGGCACCCGCTGCCCTGGTATCCGGACTGGCTGGATTACGATCTCTATTGCGGTCCCGCCCCGGTCCGTCCGCTGGTGCGCCGCGAGCTGCATTACGACTGGCACTGGTTCTGGGACACCGGCAACGGGGACGCGACCAATATCGGGGTCCATGTCTTCGACCTGGCGCGCTGGATGGCCGGACATTCGGAGCAGCCCCGCCGGATTCTCAGCCTGGGCGGCCGATTCGCCATCGGGGACAGCGCCGAGACTCCCAACACCCTCCTGACCGTCTTCGATTATGCGGACATACCGGTCTTTCACGAGATACGTGGCCTGCCGGCTTCACCGGGAGATGAGACGATGGACCACGTGCGCGGACTGCGCAGCGGCGTGATGGTGCAGTGTGAGCACGGCTACTTTGCCGGACGCAACGGAGGCTGGGTCTATGACAACGCCGGAAAACGGATCAGGGGTTTTCCGGGTGACGGGGGGGCGGGCCACCTGTCCAATTTCCTCGGAGCCGTGCGCAGTCGCCGGGAGGGGGAACTGGCCGCGTCCATACAAACCGGGTACACCTCGACCACGCCCTGCATCCTGAGCACCCTCTCGCAACGGGTGGGCAGACCCGCGATGCCCGATTCCATTCGGGCCGAATTGGCATCCTTTCCCTATGCGGCCGGGCGCCTGGATTCGATCGAGAAGCACCTTGGGCGGCACGGAGTCGATCTGCGGTCCAACCCGCTGACTCTGGGCCGATGGCTCGAGGTTTCCCCTCTGGATGGAACGATCGAGGCGGTCGGTGGCGGGGACGACGGGGACGCGGCTCTTGTCCATCATCTCTTTGACGGCATTTCCCGCCCCGGCTATGAATTGCCTGACCTGACCTGA
- a CDS encoding LamG-like jellyroll fold domain-containing protein — protein sequence MKQTHLICRLACVLAAVTLVPCARSAETVAFWAFDEPVGMYPSSVLSDQGPEEFTLALGLGGSVVPGRFGNALAPLPQLVPELPEGSVLFGLTQLPTPPDRTVPPMSWMNARFAALMTRGERHLRQEFEYANVTQTGVNLGDFDWTVEFWLYPQSWGGTDRDGVVFEIGEGPRGENDRLTALILRGDRTGFVLLNQPTDTEVVLPSDAASLREPGRWIHLAFVYDAGRRQMSHFVNGRLQERVPGVRLKSLAEGEEAYFSLLRDGLWNQPLPGSIDELRFSRGLRYGDDFQPPGSLVGNAACGQPELEASIIRPLLFGSSDQSDNGVLDLGNRKHLLIDDALFSESRNVEFRPNPPEKVELVYEVKGAFRKHLTVIEDEDGLIRIYNPIGQEDRLGVRTSRDGVHFDIPEISTIEPDFPNIVTTDSVGTPSVFIDPLAPPAERWKLVSGTNEQGIFLFTSPDGYAWTKCPTAALSSWSGSQSNMFYDDQKGAYVGYHRTDIGETVHSRTERRFVMTEVKSLAPPWPFQALTQADYDRVGESTRLDRNRPWFLDNGPLTPGGIGIEYPTVFALRDGFDPDSTDIYVPKAVKYPWAPDTYLAFPCVYYHYEEGPAGRRALGTEEQARGSGPLEIQLMSSRNGVDWSRHPRPVWLNVGRTDGLDIHQNYIAHGMVRRGDEIWMYSYNTEEYHSGRKSRPDGRRGVFRTVNRLDRFVAAEAPYDEEGLLMSRPLIFDGRRLSLNVDTGATGFLQVGLVAGDGRPLEGYGLDDCIYVNGNDLDATVQWLDRGSDLSALAGQPVRLIIRMRGARLFALQFAD from the coding sequence ATGAAACAAACCCATCTTATCTGTCGCTTGGCGTGCGTGCTCGCCGCCGTCACTCTTGTCCCTTGCGCACGCTCGGCTGAGACGGTCGCCTTCTGGGCATTCGATGAACCGGTCGGCATGTACCCGAGCAGTGTCCTCTCCGACCAGGGGCCGGAGGAATTCACCCTGGCTCTGGGATTGGGCGGCAGCGTGGTGCCGGGCCGTTTCGGCAATGCCCTAGCGCCGCTCCCGCAGCTGGTTCCGGAACTGCCGGAGGGCAGCGTCCTTTTCGGCCTGACCCAGCTGCCGACTCCGCCGGACCGGACGGTTCCGCCCATGAGCTGGATGAATGCGCGGTTCGCCGCTCTGATGACGCGCGGTGAGAGACACCTGCGTCAGGAGTTTGAATACGCCAATGTCACACAAACCGGCGTCAATCTCGGCGATTTCGACTGGACGGTTGAATTCTGGCTTTACCCTCAATCCTGGGGCGGGACCGATCGGGACGGAGTGGTCTTTGAGATTGGCGAGGGCCCGCGGGGAGAGAACGATCGGCTGACCGCCCTCATCCTGCGGGGAGACCGGACCGGATTTGTCCTGCTCAATCAACCCACGGACACGGAAGTCGTTCTGCCTTCGGACGCGGCCAGTCTCCGGGAGCCCGGACGGTGGATTCACCTGGCCTTTGTTTACGATGCCGGGCGCCGCCAGATGTCCCATTTCGTCAACGGCCGACTGCAGGAACGAGTCCCGGGGGTCAGGCTGAAGAGCCTGGCCGAAGGCGAGGAGGCCTACTTCAGTCTGCTGCGCGATGGTCTCTGGAACCAGCCGTTGCCGGGATCGATCGACGAGTTGCGCTTTTCCCGCGGATTGCGCTATGGCGACGATTTCCAACCTCCGGGAAGCCTGGTCGGGAATGCCGCCTGTGGCCAACCGGAGCTGGAGGCGTCAATTATCCGGCCTCTGCTTTTCGGAAGCTCGGATCAATCGGATAACGGGGTGCTCGACCTGGGCAACCGGAAGCACCTCCTGATTGACGATGCCCTCTTCTCCGAGTCCCGGAATGTGGAATTTCGTCCGAATCCGCCCGAGAAGGTGGAACTGGTCTATGAAGTGAAGGGTGCCTTCCGCAAACACCTCACCGTGATCGAAGATGAAGACGGTCTGATCCGAATCTACAATCCGATCGGTCAGGAGGACCGGTTGGGGGTGCGGACCTCGCGCGATGGCGTTCACTTCGACATTCCCGAGATTTCAACTATCGAACCGGACTTCCCCAATATCGTGACGACGGATTCGGTCGGGACGCCCTCCGTATTCATTGACCCCCTGGCACCGCCCGCCGAGCGCTGGAAGCTGGTCAGCGGGACGAACGAACAGGGCATCTTTCTCTTCACTTCTCCGGATGGGTATGCCTGGACCAAGTGCCCGACCGCGGCGCTTTCGTCGTGGTCCGGCTCCCAGTCCAATATGTTCTATGACGACCAGAAGGGCGCCTACGTCGGCTACCACCGCACCGACATCGGGGAGACCGTTCATTCACGGACGGAGCGGCGCTTTGTCATGACCGAGGTGAAGTCTTTGGCACCGCCCTGGCCCTTCCAGGCGCTCACCCAGGCCGACTACGACCGGGTGGGGGAATCGACCCGCCTGGATCGCAACCGGCCCTGGTTTCTCGACAATGGTCCGCTGACCCCCGGAGGCATAGGCATCGAATACCCGACGGTTTTCGCGCTCCGCGATGGCTTCGACCCGGATTCGACCGACATCTATGTGCCGAAGGCAGTCAAGTACCCATGGGCTCCGGACACCTATCTCGCCTTTCCGTGCGTCTACTACCACTACGAGGAGGGTCCGGCCGGGCGACGGGCACTGGGGACCGAGGAACAAGCGCGCGGATCCGGACCATTGGAGATCCAGTTGATGTCGAGCCGCAACGGTGTTGACTGGAGCCGGCATCCGCGGCCGGTCTGGCTCAATGTCGGCCGGACCGACGGTCTTGACATCCACCAGAACTACATCGCACACGGAATGGTGCGACGCGGCGACGAGATCTGGATGTACTCCTACAACACCGAGGAATACCATTCGGGCCGCAAGTCGCGACCGGACGGGCGTCGCGGCGTCTTCCGGACGGTCAACCGGTTGGACCGGTTTGTCGCGGCCGAGGCCCCCTACGATGAGGAAGGCCTGCTGATGAGTCGTCCCCTGATTTTTGATGGAAGGCGCCTGAGTCTGAACGTGGATACCGGGGCGACCGGATTTCTGCAGGTCGGGCTGGTCGCGGGTGATGGCCGCCCCCTCGAGGGCTACGGGTTGGACGATTGTATCTATGTCAACGGGAACGATCTCGACGCCACGGTGCAATGGCTGGACCGGGGCTCCGACCTTTCGGCTCTGGCCGGCCAACCCGTGCGGTTGATCATCCGGATGCGGGGCGCCCGTCTGTTCGCGCTGCAGTTTGCGGATTGA
- a CDS encoding LamG domain-containing protein translates to MNPLRFPSSRDLRPLPLLTALALASVFPAGRLQADSETVALWGFDETLGMYPSHTLDTVEGLNAPLTMGLGARLIPGRYGNALSIEDQEPVDESLRRLEELFRHETGQKGPLDPSKLPEEATEFGLISFDPAKGRTVPPLSWSGAGFAALMTGGEYHLRKEVGYLNPTAGDLNLGDFDWTVELWFQPRGPTGESGVILEIGTGPRGENDVVTRLELNGAGDGFTLVNQPSATELAIASDGQALSAADGSWIHLAFVHDARANRVTHYVNGRKQAAPARAELKALPSGEEAYLSVGRDGLWNHPLPGAIDELRISRGRVYEKDFVPPGSLVPSYPEPELLAGPAPLFGKGAEAHAVIPLGGRKHLFIDAAFVADQENLTWVPNPPRKAERVMEGIVPPFRKHLTFVEDEDGRIRMFNGLADDYLGVRISDDGIHFEIPDTGIHHKGHPNIVIAESVGMGSPFIDPNGPPEHRWKYLSGYDSRGTYLYTSPDGWKWKRVRTAALSFRSGSQTSFFYDDQRQRYVAYQRTGFRQSAGGATQREFVMTTATDPYHPWPFTPQSAEEIWEIAKTTRLRPIQPWWLDNGPLTPGDFGIEYPSVFFPIDGFDPVGSGVYVPKAHKYPWAPDTYLAFPVMYFDYEEENGPPQRHVLMDPARLLGSGTVETQLAVSRDGESWKRFPRPAYVGLGDHGDREIHQAYMAEGMIRRGHEIWQYYYGTEIYHSTYVKEDGSSSVFRVVQELDRFVAVESPYDHYGYLTTRPFTFEGNRLSVNVDTDSLGYVQVGFIDEDGRPIPGFNLDDCIYLNGDFFDKNVEWLHGGSDVSALQGRTVQLVFRMRGSRLFGMQFLTQ, encoded by the coding sequence ATGAATCCTCTCCGTTTTCCTTCTTCTCGCGACCTCCGGCCGCTTCCCCTGCTCACGGCTTTGGCGTTGGCATCGGTTTTTCCCGCGGGTCGGCTCCAGGCTGATTCCGAGACAGTCGCTCTCTGGGGATTTGATGAGACTCTCGGAATGTATCCCAGTCATACACTCGACACGGTGGAGGGCCTGAATGCTCCGCTGACGATGGGCTTGGGGGCCAGGCTGATTCCGGGCCGGTATGGGAATGCGCTCAGCATCGAGGACCAGGAACCGGTTGATGAATCGCTCCGTCGGCTGGAAGAGCTCTTCCGGCATGAGACCGGTCAGAAGGGCCCACTGGATCCTTCCAAGCTGCCGGAGGAGGCGACCGAATTCGGACTCATTTCGTTCGATCCGGCGAAGGGACGGACGGTCCCTCCGCTTTCCTGGAGCGGAGCCGGCTTTGCCGCCCTGATGACCGGCGGGGAATACCATTTGCGCAAGGAGGTTGGTTATCTCAATCCAACAGCCGGGGACCTGAACCTGGGGGATTTTGACTGGACGGTGGAATTGTGGTTCCAGCCCCGTGGACCTACCGGTGAGTCCGGGGTCATCCTGGAGATCGGAACGGGTCCGCGCGGCGAGAACGATGTGGTGACCCGTCTCGAGTTGAATGGGGCCGGAGACGGATTCACCCTGGTCAATCAGCCCTCTGCCACCGAGTTGGCCATTGCCAGTGACGGGCAGGCTCTTTCCGCCGCGGACGGCAGCTGGATTCACCTCGCCTTTGTCCATGATGCCCGGGCGAATCGGGTGACCCATTACGTGAATGGTCGGAAGCAGGCGGCGCCGGCCCGCGCCGAACTCAAGGCGCTCCCATCCGGGGAAGAGGCCTATCTTTCAGTCGGGCGCGACGGGCTCTGGAATCATCCGTTGCCCGGGGCGATTGATGAGCTGCGGATTTCCCGGGGCCGGGTTTATGAAAAGGACTTCGTCCCGCCCGGCAGCCTGGTGCCTTCCTATCCGGAGCCGGAACTGCTGGCCGGCCCGGCGCCGCTCTTCGGCAAGGGTGCCGAAGCCCACGCGGTCATTCCGCTGGGAGGGCGCAAGCACCTCTTTATTGATGCCGCCTTTGTCGCGGACCAGGAAAACCTCACCTGGGTGCCCAACCCGCCGCGCAAAGCGGAGCGGGTGATGGAAGGAATCGTTCCCCCGTTCCGCAAGCACCTCACTTTTGTGGAAGATGAGGACGGGCGCATCCGCATGTTCAACGGCCTGGCCGATGATTATCTCGGTGTGCGGATCTCCGATGACGGAATCCATTTCGAGATCCCCGACACGGGAATCCATCACAAGGGTCATCCCAATATTGTCATCGCGGAGTCCGTGGGCATGGGTTCACCTTTCATCGACCCGAACGGCCCGCCCGAACACCGCTGGAAATACCTGAGCGGTTATGATTCGAGAGGAACCTACCTTTACACCTCACCGGATGGCTGGAAGTGGAAGCGGGTCCGGACAGCCGCGCTCTCCTTCCGCTCGGGCTCGCAGACGAGTTTTTTCTACGACGACCAGCGCCAGCGCTATGTCGCCTATCAGCGAACCGGCTTTCGTCAGTCGGCCGGGGGCGCCACCCAGCGGGAATTCGTCATGACCACCGCAACGGACCCGTATCATCCCTGGCCCTTCACCCCGCAGAGCGCGGAGGAGATCTGGGAGATTGCCAAGACGACAAGGTTGCGGCCGATTCAGCCTTGGTGGCTGGACAATGGTCCCCTCACTCCGGGTGATTTCGGGATCGAGTACCCCTCCGTATTCTTTCCCATCGACGGCTTCGATCCGGTGGGGAGCGGTGTCTACGTGCCCAAGGCCCACAAGTATCCGTGGGCGCCCGACACCTACCTGGCCTTTCCGGTCATGTATTTTGACTATGAAGAGGAGAACGGTCCTCCGCAGCGCCATGTCCTGATGGATCCGGCGCGGTTGCTGGGTTCGGGAACAGTGGAAACCCAGCTTGCGGTCAGCCGTGACGGCGAGAGCTGGAAGCGATTTCCCCGGCCGGCCTATGTGGGCCTGGGCGACCACGGGGACCGCGAAATCCACCAGGCGTATATGGCCGAGGGCATGATCCGTCGCGGCCATGAGATCTGGCAGTATTATTATGGAACCGAGATCTACCACTCCACTTATGTGAAGGAGGACGGCTCCTCCTCGGTCTTCCGCGTGGTGCAGGAACTCGATCGGTTTGTCGCAGTGGAGTCGCCCTACGACCATTACGGGTATCTCACGACCAGGCCTTTCACCTTCGAAGGCAACCGTCTGTCCGTGAACGTGGACACGGATTCCCTCGGCTATGTCCAGGTCGGTTTCATCGATGAGGACGGCCGGCCGATCCCGGGTTTCAACCTCGATGACTGCATCTACCTGAATGGGGATTTCTTCGACAAGAATGTCGAGTGGTTGCACGGGGGATCCGATGTTTCGGCCCTGCAGGGACGGACGGTGCAGCTGGTCTTCCGGATGCGCGGCTCGCGGCTCTTCGGCATGCAGTTTCTGACCCAATGA